CTCGGAACTTTTGCTCGGGCTGATAGGCTTCCGTATGGAAGAGATTTTGATACTCATCGGCCCACTGGAAGGTTCTGCAATGGAAGGATTCCTGTTGATTATCTGGGTAGTTTGAATGCTCTGtttcttgattattttgttCTTCTTCGGGTTTTGTTGAATGAGAAATTCGTTATGGACCTATAGTGGTTTAATTACTGCGGTTCATTTTGAAAGCTTGGGCTTGGATGCAGCTAGAATTATCTTTCGGGGTGGACAAATTTATCTTTTTTCAGAAGAACTACaatgaaatatgaaatttttccCACTTTCTAGGTGTTCTTGGGATGACGATATGGAGTGGAAAACTAATTTTAGAAGATATACTATTGCAATTTGAAATCTTTTTTACATTCCTTAGTTTTTTTTTGAATCAGCATTCCCAAGTTTATGTGAACCACATCACTAAAATGCCCACCTTCTGGATGTTCTTGGGTGATGATGTGGGGTGGAATCCGTGGAAACTGGAAAAATATTCATgttcttttgtttcttgttgaacataaattttaaagttttgccTTCTATTCTTGAATCTTTATTATGAAGTTGGATTGAATTAATGATTACATGAAGTGGAGATTCTTGGGCTTCAACAATTCAGTGCCATGATTTCGGGAATGCACTtcttgatttttgtttctctttattcttaccatttttttttatttatatggcTTTAACAGCATTGCATCTTGGACTGCCATTTGTGCCCAGTTACCTAGGGGAGACAGGCTCGGTGGAGGATATGGTCCAAGGAGTCAACTATGCCTCTGCTGGTGCAGGGATCATCTTCTCCAGTGGCTCTGAATTGGTAAaaaatttccttcaaaacagcaatttaatatattttttacttcaaCATTCGAACTGACAATAAGTATTTTAGATAGTATGACTGAAACTTTGATGAACTTGGTAAATTTCACCGTGCTCTTTAACTTCACTGTATTATGTTACAAGATGCTGCGATTTCTCTTATGATAAAAAGCTAATACAGTTGTCCAAATGCATCGCATCTCACAATTTTATTGCCCTTAATTAAAGCTCATGATGTTCAAGAACCAAATTCTAGTGCATCGTTTAGTTCTATATACTGACTTCATATTTATTGAGTAGCAACAGCCAACAATCGTTCCAACTGTCTTATGTTGCCGCACTGATCAGAACGCAATGCTTGCGCTGCGATGTGATTTAGAATTTGAATTGGACCATTACCACAACGCAATGGCAGATACTCGGTCTTACAATCTCACTATTATTCTGTTTTGCCAAACTTCTACAGGGGCAACATATATCCCTCACTCAGCAAATTCAGCAGGTTATGGATACATCTCAACAATTCATTCTTAGTATGGGTGAGGATGCAGCGTATGATCTTATCTCAAACTCCATATTCTACATTTCAATCGGAAGCAACGACTATATACACTACTATCTCAGAAACGTATCTAGTGTACAATCTTTGTATCTGCCGTGGAGTTTCAACCAATTTCTCTCTCAAACAATGAAGCAGGAGATTAAGGcaataaatttatattctttAACAAACTACATGAAGTTTAAAGAGTTTTACATTTTGATGGAAGGCTTACTATTACACCACTTAATCAACGTGGCACCAGATCCATTTGAATGTCATATAATGATTTTACGTCATCAAAAGGCGAAAATCTAGCTAGAGCTAGCCTGAACTCAATTTACTCTTATCTTGCAGAATCTGTACAATACAAATGTTAGAAATGTGGTTGTGATGGGACTAGCCCCAATAGGATGTGCTCCATATTACTTGTGGATGTATCAAAGCAAGAATGGGGAGTGCATCGAGACGATCAATGACATGATACTGGAGTTCAACTTTGCTATGAGATTCATAATAGAGGAACTTAATCACGAACTTCCCGAAGCCAACGTGATATTTTGTGATGCATTTGAAGGCTCTATGGACATTATAAAGAATCACAACCGTTATGGTAAGAATTCATGATTCTTGATATCATTTTAATGAACAAGTTTTCGCAACATTTTGTCAAATGCTATTTTAAATAGCCGCCCTTTACAGGATTTAGTGTCACGACTGATGCATGCTGTGGCTTCGGAAAATACAAAGGGTGGATAATGTGCATTTCCCCCGATATGGCTTGCGGTAATGCTTCTAGTCATATTTGGTGGGACCAATTTCATCCAACGGATACCGTCAATGAGATCCTAGCAGATAACGTTTGGTCCGGGGTTCACACGAGCATGTGCTACCCCACAAATTTGCAGGACTTGTTAGCCAAGAAAGGTAAAAGATGATCCGAAAAGTCGACTCAAGACATTTGTAGATCTTGAAttctta
The DNA window shown above is from Primulina huaijiensis isolate GDHJ02 chromosome 12, ASM1229523v2, whole genome shotgun sequence and carries:
- the LOC140990584 gene encoding GDSL esterase/lipase 7 isoform X1, with the translated sequence MDSSTIRYILILILVMFLHPISSLNYPQQLVDELYPELESNGSESRSIPVRNLNPLAPALFVIGDSSVDCGTNNFLGTFARADRLPYGRDFDTHRPTGRFCNGRIPVDYLALHLGLPFVPSYLGETGSVEDMVQGVNYASAGAGIIFSSGSELGQHISLTQQIQQVMDTSQQFILSMGEDAAYDLISNSIFYISIGSNDYIHYYLRNVSSVQSLYLPWSFNQFLSQTMKQEIKNLYNTNVRNVVVMGLAPIGCAPYYLWMYQSKNGECIETINDMILEFNFAMRFIIEELNHELPEANVIFCDAFEGSMDIIKNHNRYGFSVTTDACCGFGKYKGWIMCISPDMACGNASSHIWWDQFHPTDTVNEILADNVWSGVHTSMCYPTNLQDLLAKKGKR
- the LOC140990584 gene encoding GDSL esterase/lipase 7 isoform X2, with product MDSSTIRYILILILVMFLHPISSLNYPQQLVDELYPELESNGSESRSIPVRNLNPLAPALFVIGDSSVDCGTNNFLGTFARADRLPYGRDFDTHRPTGRFCNGRIPVDYLALHLGLPFVPSYLGETGSVEDMVQGVNYASAGAGIIFSSGSELGQHISLTQQIQQVMDTSQQFILSMGEDAAYDLISNSIFYISIGSNDYIHYYLRNVSSVQSLYLPWSFNQFLSQTMKQEIKNLYNTNVRNVVVMGLAPIGCAPYYLWMYQSKNGECIETINDMILEFNFAMRFIIEELNHELPEANVIFCDAFEGSMDIIKNHNRYAALYRI